CAGGTAGGCGTATAACGGCATGAATTGGGTAGATACGGTGATAAAACACCCTGATAAATTCGTACCAGTCCAATGAGTAGAAATTTCATTTTGCTTCGTTGTGTAAAGTATTATCTTTGACAATTAACATCATAAACGCATGATTTCCTATATAATTTGGGACGTTAATCCCGAAATCTTTACAATCCCTCAAACTTTGGGTTTTGGCCCGTTTCCCGTTCGCTGGTATGGACTTTTCTTCGCTGCCGGTTTTCTGATCGGGCAACAAATTATGATCCATATCTTCAAAAAAGAAAGAAAACCGCTGGAAGATATTGACGCGCTGACTTTGTACATGGTAATTTCTACTGTCGTGGGGGCCAGAGTCGGGCATTTTCTTTTTTATGAACCCGAAGTATTATTTAAAAATCCTTTGGAAGTCATTTTACCACCATACGCCGGTTTGGCCAGTCACGGTGCTGTAATTGGTATTATCACAGGATTATATCTTTACTCACGGAGCAGAAAAGCCACTGGACAAACCTTTTTATGGATCGCCGACCGCATGGTTATTTTAGTAGCGCTGGCAGGTTCATTTATCCGTTTTGGAAATTTGATGAATTCTGAAATTGTTGGCCGTCCAACCGATGTGCCATGGGGATTCATTTTTATGAAAAACACTGAGTTTTTACAGATCCCGAGACATCCGGCTCAATTATACGAATCCATTTCCTGCTTTATCCTTTTCTTCATTTTACTGGGGTTATGGAATAAATTCAAGGAAAACACACCGCGTGGACTTTTGGTTGGCGTTTTCTTCGTTTGGGTATTCACGTTAAGATTCCTGTATGAATTCCTGAAAGAAAATCAGGAAGCTTTTGAAGCAAATTATGCATTGAACATGGGACAAATTCTTAGTATCCCTGTTGTCATTCTCGGTCTGTATTTTATCATACAGTCTAGAAACAAAACAATACAAAGAGTAGGGTAATTAAAAGGATCGAGTAGTTAACTGCATGATTGTCAAACAGAATATATTTTTTGTTAAATTGCATTTATCCCGAAGATTTTATAAACCTACTCTTATGAAAAACAGATTTATATTATCCCTGAGTCTTGTATCAGTGCTATTTCTTTCTGCTTGCGGAGGCAAAAAAGAAGCCGAAGAGGAAAAAGAAAAAGAAGCACCGGCTAACGCAGTAGAAGCTTTGCAGCAATTTGCCAACAAAGCAAAAACGATGCATAATAAAGAAGCTGTTGACCCGGTTGATTTTAGAAAACTAAAAGAACTATTACCTGAAAAAGCAGAAGGACTGAACAGAACCGAAGCAACCGGAGAAAAAAACGGGGCGATGGGCTTTACAATTTCCCAAGCCGAGGCAAGATATAGTGGCGACGGTGACGCATCTGCTCATGTTGAAATATTTGATACCGGCGGTGTAGCAGGCATTTCTACAATGGCTCTGGCCGCGTGGTCCATGGCTGATATTGATAAGGAAACTGCTACCGGCTATGAAAAAACTACAAAACGGGAAGGTTATAAGGGTTACGAAAAATATGACAATCAAAATAAATCGGGAGAATTAAATGTACTGGTTGCCGATCGGTTTGTTGTAAATGTTAACGGAAATAATCTTTCTGTGGATCAGCTCAAAAGTATTTTAGGCGCAATTGATCTTGATAAGCTTTCCGGATTGAAATAAATCAATCTCTTTAACTATAAAAAAGGAGCCTTTCGGGCTCCTTTTTTGGGTTTAGGAATCTTGTGTAGAGTTATCGGGGTACTAATGGTAAGGTAATACTTGTAGCGTATGGGTAAATAATATTTTTTCGAACATCTATGCTGAAGCAAAATCCACTTTCTCTCTTAATATTTGTTTAGCCTTGACAAGCTGGTTTTTAACTGTATTT
The sequence above is drawn from the Dyadobacter subterraneus genome and encodes:
- the lgt gene encoding prolipoprotein diacylglyceryl transferase — its product is MISYIIWDVNPEIFTIPQTLGFGPFPVRWYGLFFAAGFLIGQQIMIHIFKKERKPLEDIDALTLYMVISTVVGARVGHFLFYEPEVLFKNPLEVILPPYAGLASHGAVIGIITGLYLYSRSRKATGQTFLWIADRMVILVALAGSFIRFGNLMNSEIVGRPTDVPWGFIFMKNTEFLQIPRHPAQLYESISCFILFFILLGLWNKFKENTPRGLLVGVFFVWVFTLRFLYEFLKENQEAFEANYALNMGQILSIPVVILGLYFIIQSRNKTIQRVG